A region from the Tachyglossus aculeatus isolate mTacAcu1 chromosome 5, mTacAcu1.pri, whole genome shotgun sequence genome encodes:
- the C1QB gene encoding complement C1q subcomponent subunit B, whose protein sequence is MPWLFWSSLLPLLLLFGLAGVPPVQSSCNGQPALPGTPGIPGRPGPNGKDGANGPKGEKGLSGELSFRGDMGEKGAPGNPGYPGKVGPKGPMGSKGSLGPPGPRGPKGESGNYKTSMKSAFSAARTINTPLRRDQSIRFDRVITNVNEHYESRNGKFTCEVSGLYYFTYHATSRGLLCVNLRKGRGKGEKVVTFCDFVYNTYQVTTGSVVLKLEEGESVWLEATDKNSLVGLEGADSIFSGFLLFPDM, encoded by the exons ATGCCATGGCTCTTCTGGTCATCGTTGCTGCCACTTCTGCTGCTGTTTGGCCTAGCTGGAGTGCCCCCAGTACAAAGTAGCTGCAATGGGCAACCTGCTCTGCCTGGCACCCCAGGCATCCCCGGAAGGCCTGGCCCTAATGGGAAAGACGGTGCCAATGGGCCAAAGGGAGAGAAAG GCCTTTCCGGAGAGTTGAGCTTCCGAGGAGacatgggggagaagggggccccTGGGAACCCTGGCTATCCGGGGAAGGTTGGCCCTAAGGGCCCCATGGGGTCCAAAGGCAGCTTGGGACCCCCCGGCCCCCGTGGCCCCAAGGGAGAGTCTGGCAATTACAAGACCTCCATGAAGTCGGCCTTCTCTGCGGCCCGGACCATCAACACTCCTTTGCGGCGAGACCAGTCCATCCGCTTCGACCGGGTCATCACCAACGTGAACGAGCACTACGAGTCCCGCAATGGCAAGTTCACCTGCGAGGTGTCTGGCCTCTACTACTTCACCTACCATGCCACCTCGCGGGGCCTGCTCTGCGTCAACCTGCGGAAGGGCCGTGGAAAAGGCGAGAAGGTGGTCACTTTCTGCGACTTCGTGTACAACACCTACCAGGTCACCACAGGCAGCGTGGTGCTCAAGCTGGAAGAGGGCGAGTCCGTGTGGCTGGAAGCCACGGACAAAaactccctcgtggggctcgaaGGGGCCGACAGCATCTTCTCTGGCTTCCTGCTCTTCCCCGATATGTAG